In a genomic window of Flavobacterium lipolyticum:
- a CDS encoding ATP-binding protein: protein MKTIEIKGLVINNFKGIKNLSVNFKKNTDVFGANGTGKSTIYDAFLWLLFNKNAEEKKDFSIKNTIDTTLNRQDHEVEGLFVINGDPVALKKVYKEKWQKKKGSEVAEYTGNETVYFWNEVPMQQKEFQGKVSNIMDEVIFKLITNPFALNLMKWQDRRGIITQMAGEFTDEQIAAGNPEYEKLLANLTQDKTMSEYLKQIKASVDKQKKELKEIPTRIDEISKTKPQGFDFQNLKNLLTAKQNLLNNKEELISNKSEALNAVLESNETAKRTASNLKSEISQIETETRSKANNSNKVDTSVLTGLESSLTAKKGELSTANSALVTVNGLITSKKSDIEALEIKMKAKRADWTTENAKELTFEEDSFCCPTCQRAFEESDIESKKSEMITKFQNDKAINLAEINRQGGLLKTEKENLESELETLKTRSSNGEILITNLKSEVETIETNLAAEKAKTNDVVPVDIEEVYNNLLLENTVYTDKRTELQNVEAKIQEEPKVDDAQLKEEKRVLLEEMEEIKVNLRNEEQIKAVDDRINQLKEKETELAQEIANVEKTQFLIEQFEKDKMSAIEANVNSKFRIVKFKMFEDQVNGGESPACEILVNGVPFSDTNTASRINAGIDIISTLSKFYQVSAPIFIDGAESIHDILSTDSQLIRLVVSKSDKSLRVA, encoded by the coding sequence ATGAAAACAATTGAGATAAAGGGTTTAGTAATTAACAATTTTAAAGGCATTAAAAATTTAAGTGTAAATTTTAAAAAGAACACTGATGTTTTCGGTGCAAATGGAACCGGAAAATCAACAATTTATGATGCATTCTTATGGTTACTATTCAATAAGAATGCGGAAGAGAAGAAGGATTTCAGTATTAAAAATACTATTGACACCACACTGAATAGACAGGATCATGAAGTTGAAGGTTTATTTGTAATTAACGGAGATCCTGTTGCATTAAAGAAGGTTTACAAAGAAAAGTGGCAGAAGAAAAAAGGATCTGAAGTTGCAGAGTACACAGGAAACGAAACTGTTTATTTCTGGAATGAAGTTCCGATGCAACAGAAAGAGTTTCAAGGAAAAGTTAGTAATATAATGGATGAAGTCATTTTTAAGTTAATTACAAATCCTTTTGCTCTTAATTTAATGAAATGGCAGGACCGCAGAGGAATTATTACGCAGATGGCCGGTGAATTTACTGATGAACAAATTGCAGCCGGTAATCCTGAGTACGAAAAGCTACTTGCGAACCTTACACAGGATAAGACAATGTCTGAATATCTAAAACAGATCAAAGCGTCTGTTGACAAACAAAAAAAGGAACTTAAAGAAATTCCAACACGAATTGATGAAATTTCTAAAACAAAACCTCAGGGATTCGATTTTCAAAATCTTAAAAACTTGCTTACTGCAAAACAAAATCTGCTTAATAATAAAGAAGAGTTGATTTCAAATAAATCGGAGGCCTTAAATGCAGTTTTAGAAAGTAATGAAACTGCTAAACGCACTGCATCAAATCTTAAATCAGAAATTTCACAAATTGAAACTGAGACAAGATCTAAAGCAAATAACTCGAATAAAGTTGACACTTCTGTTTTGACTGGGTTGGAATCTTCATTGACTGCTAAGAAAGGCGAGTTATCTACAGCTAATAGTGCTTTGGTTACTGTAAATGGTTTAATTACTTCTAAAAAATCTGACATTGAGGCTTTAGAAATTAAAATGAAGGCCAAACGTGCAGACTGGACAACTGAAAATGCAAAAGAACTAACTTTTGAAGAAGACTCTTTCTGCTGTCCTACCTGTCAGCGTGCTTTTGAAGAATCGGATATTGAATCAAAAAAATCTGAAATGATAACGAAGTTTCAGAATGATAAAGCAATAAATCTTGCTGAAATAAATCGTCAAGGAGGATTGCTGAAAACCGAAAAAGAGAATCTTGAATCAGAGTTAGAAACGTTAAAGACTAGATCTTCAAATGGTGAAATTTTAATCACAAATTTAAAAAGTGAAGTTGAAACAATTGAAACAAATTTAGCTGCTGAAAAGGCAAAAACGAATGATGTTGTTCCGGTTGATATTGAAGAGGTGTACAATAATTTACTTCTTGAAAACACAGTGTATACTGATAAGAGAACAGAACTTCAGAATGTTGAAGCAAAAATTCAAGAAGAGCCAAAAGTTGATGATGCTCAATTGAAAGAAGAAAAACGAGTTCTTTTAGAAGAAATGGAGGAAATCAAAGTCAACCTGAGAAATGAAGAGCAGATTAAAGCTGTTGATGACAGAATTAATCAGTTAAAAGAAAAGGAAACCGAACTGGCACAGGAAATTGCTAATGTTGAGAAAACTCAATTCTTAATTGAGCAATTTGAAAAAGATAAAATGTCAGCGATCGAAGCAAATGTCAATTCTAAATTCAGAATCGTAAAATTCAAAATGTTTGAAGATCAGGTAAACGGCGGCGAGAGTCCAGCTTGTGAAATTTTGGTCAATGGAGTTCCTTTTTCAGATACAAATACCGCATCAAGAATTAACGCCGGTATTGATATTATTTCTACTCTCTCAAAATTCTACCAAGTATCAGCTCCTATTTTCATTGATGGAGCTGAATCAATCCATGACATTTTAAGTACGGATAGCCAGCTTATAAGATTGGTTGTAAGTAAATCTGATAAATCATTGCGTGTTGCGTAA
- a CDS encoding helix-turn-helix domain-containing protein yields the protein MKSNADGEIKTYGAKVFREKFLGQENPMHLLFKSSSDHFFCLEMEEMMQLRYAVPPSKHSCHTILFVTSGVHVAKVGFEEYQTNPNEMLIVPAGQIFSIEHINTKHIGFICQFHPDVLIGKYGNSEMLNDFDFLKIGGNPKIIISPDHFHFIVNLFKRLQAAYLETEIDNADIVQSYLMALFFEMNKNAPKTSKSNTAAAVIFAKFKKLIYANIRTHHQVNYYASLLNVTPNHLNKSVKSATGKSAVKWIDETILTEAKYLLYQTTFSVSEIAMQVGHEDHSYFSRFFKKHEGITPIQYRKLIDKS from the coding sequence ATGAAAAGCAATGCCGACGGAGAGATAAAAACCTATGGCGCGAAAGTGTTTCGTGAAAAATTTCTGGGACAGGAAAATCCCATGCATTTATTGTTTAAATCCAGCTCTGACCATTTTTTTTGTCTGGAAATGGAAGAAATGATGCAGCTTCGTTACGCTGTTCCTCCTTCAAAACACAGTTGTCATACTATACTTTTTGTGACTTCCGGAGTTCATGTTGCAAAGGTTGGTTTCGAAGAATACCAAACCAATCCAAATGAAATGCTTATTGTTCCGGCCGGGCAGATTTTCTCTATTGAGCATATTAACACGAAACATATTGGTTTTATTTGCCAGTTTCATCCGGATGTTTTGATCGGCAAATATGGCAACAGTGAAATGCTAAATGATTTCGACTTTCTTAAAATTGGAGGAAATCCAAAAATTATAATCTCTCCGGACCACTTTCATTTTATAGTGAATCTCTTTAAGCGTTTACAGGCCGCTTATCTTGAAACTGAAATCGACAATGCTGATATCGTTCAGTCTTATTTAATGGCTTTGTTCTTTGAGATGAATAAAAATGCTCCCAAAACATCTAAAAGCAATACAGCCGCAGCTGTTATTTTTGCTAAGTTCAAAAAACTCATTTACGCTAATATCAGGACGCATCATCAGGTAAATTATTATGCCTCTTTACTGAATGTTACCCCCAATCATTTAAACAAATCGGTCAAATCGGCAACCGGTAAGTCTGCAGTCAAATGGATTGATGAGACCATTTTAACAGAAGCTAAATACCTACTGTACCAAACTACCTTTTCTGTAAGTGAAATCGCCATGCAGGTAGGACACGAAGATCATTCTTACTTTAGCCGTTTCTTTAAAAAACATGAAGGAATCACTCCTATTCAATATCGTAAATTGATTGATAAGTCCTAA
- a CDS encoding Pycsar system effector family protein — MKTIDYLEKQYTHAFEMVKFGESKNIALIAFNGAIIVGISKLITDELSCFLHYYLIYAIAMCSISIFICFSALIAKIKHTTNNIALNKSNNLLFYVTLAHLSDTELIEKIAKNYGCERSNENHERDLANQVIITSQIAARKFKLYNIAITFMFMGLLSPLSYLIFKLLLDQDR, encoded by the coding sequence ATGAAAACCATCGATTATTTAGAAAAACAATATACTCACGCATTTGAAATGGTCAAATTTGGAGAATCAAAAAATATTGCTTTAATCGCATTCAATGGTGCTATTATTGTTGGAATATCAAAGTTAATTACTGATGAGTTAAGCTGTTTTTTGCACTATTACTTAATTTATGCCATTGCGATGTGTTCCATATCAATTTTTATTTGTTTCTCCGCACTAATAGCAAAAATAAAGCACACTACAAATAATATCGCTCTCAACAAAAGCAATAACCTACTATTTTATGTAACACTTGCTCACTTATCAGATACAGAACTAATAGAGAAAATTGCTAAAAATTATGGTTGCGAAAGGTCAAATGAAAATCATGAAAGAGATTTAGCTAATCAGGTAATTATTACAAGTCAAATTGCCGCTAGAAAGTTTAAACTTTACAACATAGCAATAACTTTCATGTTTATGGGATTATTAAGTCCACTTAGTTACTTAATATTTAAATTATTATTAGACCAAGATAGATAA
- a CDS encoding adenylate/guanylate cyclase domain-containing protein, with the protein MGLKSEITDKVKEILDTNFLIEDVTYVPEITDSKLTFLNKGLKFEATVLYIDLRDSTKILNQHNKSTIAKIHKAYLYTTVRIAKSLGGEVRSFNGDSVLAFFQGTTKNTLSNAVEAAMKIRYMIANTESGINTLLAKYSAVDFGIGIDDGHILCVKVGVGGDANTKDLIWIGNPVNKSVVISDECKASYYIGISSRVYANLNDNVKFHTEKNSWGQDVKVNMWTSYQVFYNGHYETFYKTHYYWTID; encoded by the coding sequence ATGGGATTAAAAAGCGAAATAACAGATAAAGTAAAAGAAATTTTAGACACCAATTTTCTAATCGAGGATGTTACATATGTACCTGAGATAACTGACAGTAAACTAACTTTTTTAAATAAAGGATTAAAATTTGAAGCAACCGTCCTCTACATTGATTTAAGAGATTCAACAAAAATCCTTAATCAACATAATAAATCCACAATTGCTAAAATTCATAAAGCATATTTATATACAACAGTAAGAATAGCAAAATCTCTAGGTGGAGAAGTTCGAAGCTTTAATGGCGACAGCGTACTAGCGTTCTTTCAAGGAACAACTAAAAATACCTTAAGTAATGCCGTAGAAGCTGCAATGAAGATTCGATATATGATAGCTAATACGGAATCAGGAATTAATACTTTACTGGCAAAATATTCAGCAGTAGATTTTGGAATTGGAATCGATGATGGACATATACTTTGTGTTAAAGTGGGTGTCGGAGGAGATGCAAATACAAAAGATTTAATCTGGATAGGAAATCCTGTCAATAAATCTGTTGTAATTAGTGACGAATGTAAAGCAAGTTATTACATTGGGATTTCTAGCCGTGTTTATGCTAATTTAAATGACAACGTAAAATTTCATACTGAAAAAAATTCATGGGGACAAGACGTAAAAGTAAATATGTGGACTTCTTATCAAGTTTTCTACAATGGTCATTATGAAACTTTTTACAAAACACATTATTATTGGACAATCGACTAA
- a CDS encoding helix-turn-helix domain-containing protein: MNENVTNIIDRRILRLIEVLIEQNKINREIDFCREIEMLPQTVTKIKKGTAHFTVSHIEQICHQFNVNANWIFGIEKKVFNMARSIEITGIDA, from the coding sequence ATGAATGAAAATGTGACAAACATAATAGATCGCAGAATACTGCGCTTAATTGAAGTTCTGATTGAACAGAATAAAATTAATCGCGAAATAGATTTTTGTAGAGAAATCGAAATGCTACCTCAGACCGTGACAAAAATAAAAAAGGGAACAGCTCATTTCACAGTTTCTCATATTGAACAAATTTGTCACCAATTCAATGTAAATGCAAACTGGATATTTGGCATAGAAAAAAAGGTATTCAATATGGCGCGAAGCATTGAAATAACAGGGATTGACGCATAA
- a CDS encoding RagB/SusD family nutrient uptake outer membrane protein, translating into MKYKVIIAGLMISGLLTSCQDFGEEYFDTPAQSTLDEQLIFSTAGLAQGAVDGIKVSFGEEQSYRGRLLTYQGLNTDTEWLLTSSSDNVKSDLVVYDAKSDNTEMNSPKNAWAMMYEGIERANLCIRGLRKYGNPLPNTEMGQLLGEALTLRAIYYADLIRNWGDVPARFEPVSTSTIYVSKTSRDEIYKQLIADLGEASSLVAWPNETAVTTSTERINKAFVKGLRARLALMSSGFQQYPDGVRRSTDPALSVAAMYKLALDECRSVIASGSARLEPTFEGLWRKYNQESITAGGESLWEIPFAATRGRMLFTFAVRHDASDQFQQMGTNKGGVNGPLPFVFYDYDQADSRRDVTCVPYKWGAAVNGKSKQELTDLQTWYFGKYRFEWMNRIVSAPSDDGVNKIYMRYAEVLLMAAETANELEGPGSAAVYLKEIRRRAFASQNQAVKVDAYVDGLTSKQAMLNGIIEENKYEFTGEMERKFALIRWNLLKVKLDEAKVKMTRLKARSDEYANVPSTLYYKYKADNTTLEIYGLNRGETQAQGTDYTSKSWDKLDDNKISTLYKAGVNPDKRQFWPIWQTFIDGSNGQLANDWVFGN; encoded by the coding sequence ATGAAATATAAAGTAATAATAGCAGGATTGATGATCTCAGGTTTGTTGACTTCTTGTCAGGATTTCGGGGAGGAATATTTTGATACACCGGCACAGTCAACCTTAGACGAACAGCTTATTTTTTCTACTGCCGGATTAGCTCAGGGTGCTGTCGATGGAATAAAAGTCTCATTTGGAGAGGAGCAATCTTATAGAGGAAGACTTTTGACTTACCAAGGACTAAATACAGATACAGAATGGCTTTTGACTTCTTCGAGTGACAATGTCAAATCGGATCTGGTAGTTTACGATGCAAAATCGGATAATACAGAAATGAATTCGCCAAAAAATGCATGGGCCATGATGTATGAAGGAATTGAACGTGCTAATTTGTGTATTAGAGGTCTGCGCAAGTACGGCAATCCATTACCGAATACAGAAATGGGGCAGTTGTTAGGAGAAGCACTGACTTTACGAGCCATTTATTATGCTGATCTGATCAGAAACTGGGGCGATGTCCCAGCTCGTTTTGAACCTGTTTCTACGTCGACAATCTACGTGTCTAAAACAAGTCGTGACGAAATTTACAAACAATTAATTGCCGATTTAGGCGAAGCTTCAAGTTTAGTAGCATGGCCAAATGAAACTGCAGTTACAACAAGCACAGAGCGTATCAACAAGGCTTTTGTAAAAGGTTTAAGAGCCCGTTTGGCTTTGATGTCCAGTGGCTTTCAACAATATCCCGACGGAGTGAGAAGAAGTACAGATCCTGCACTTTCAGTAGCGGCAATGTACAAACTGGCATTAGACGAGTGTCGTTCTGTAATTGCCAGTGGTTCTGCACGACTAGAGCCTACTTTTGAAGGTTTGTGGAGAAAATACAATCAGGAAAGTATAACAGCCGGAGGAGAATCGCTTTGGGAAATCCCTTTTGCAGCCACACGTGGCAGAATGTTATTCACTTTTGCGGTGCGACATGATGCTTCGGATCAGTTTCAGCAGATGGGAACTAATAAAGGCGGTGTAAACGGACCGTTGCCATTTGTTTTTTATGACTACGATCAGGCCGACAGCCGCAGAGATGTTACCTGTGTGCCTTACAAATGGGGAGCCGCGGTAAATGGCAAGTCTAAACAGGAACTTACAGATTTACAAACCTGGTATTTTGGTAAATATCGTTTCGAATGGATGAATCGTATCGTTTCGGCGCCAAGTGACGATGGGGTAAATAAAATTTATATGCGTTATGCCGAGGTACTTTTAATGGCTGCTGAAACAGCAAATGAATTGGAAGGCCCGGGATCTGCTGCGGTCTACTTAAAAGAAATCCGCCGCAGAGCGTTTGCTTCGCAAAACCAAGCGGTAAAAGTAGACGCTTATGTAGACGGTCTGACAAGTAAGCAAGCCATGCTGAACGGTATTATTGAGGAGAATAAATATGAGTTTACCGGAGAAATGGAACGTAAGTTTGCGCTGATCCGTTGGAACTTGTTAAAAGTAAAATTAGATGAAGCAAAGGTTAAAATGACTCGTTTAAAAGCACGCAGTGATGAATATGCCAATGTACCTTCAACACTTTATTATAAATACAAAGCAGATAATACTACACTTGAAATTTATGGTTTAAACCGTGGAGAAACTCAGGCGCAGGGTACTGATTATACCTCAAAAAGCTGGGATAAGCTGGATGATAACAAAATAAGTACATTGTATAAAGCCGGAGTTAATCCTGATAAAAGACAATTTTGGCCAATCTGGCAAACGTTTATTGACGGAAGTAATGGACAGTTAGCCAATGACTGGGTTTTTGGAAACTAA
- a CDS encoding LexA family transcriptional regulator, whose protein sequence is MDLKEIVETIKKHNITAYEIAKSTLLTEVGINKILNGSSQNPRKSTLKMLEEFLTNYPNNKNSITQQNITSNANNLLFSTNVMHVPLVNQYAYAGYMNGFNDPEFIEELPKIPFIVEKEHKGEYMCFEVKGDSMDDGTHESYLERDILLCRNVRRDFWKSKLHIDKWDFVIIDKNSGICVKRIIKHDVENGIITCHSLNDYYEDFDIDLRNVSKIFNIVDIQRKRNRR, encoded by the coding sequence ATGGATTTAAAAGAGATAGTTGAAACAATTAAAAAACATAACATAACAGCGTACGAAATAGCTAAAAGCACGCTGTTAACCGAGGTTGGTATCAATAAAATTCTAAATGGTAGTTCACAAAACCCTAGAAAGTCAACATTAAAGATGTTGGAAGAATTTTTAACCAATTACCCTAACAACAAAAACAGCATTACCCAACAAAACATAACAAGTAATGCAAACAACCTATTATTTTCAACTAATGTTATGCATGTACCATTAGTTAATCAATACGCATACGCAGGCTATATGAATGGTTTTAATGATCCAGAATTTATTGAAGAATTACCTAAAATTCCGTTTATCGTTGAAAAAGAGCACAAAGGAGAATACATGTGTTTTGAAGTAAAAGGCGATAGTATGGATGATGGTACTCACGAAAGTTACTTAGAGCGAGATATACTATTGTGCAGAAATGTGAGAAGAGACTTCTGGAAAAGTAAACTACACATTGATAAATGGGATTTTGTTATAATTGACAAAAACAGTGGGATTTGTGTTAAACGAATTATCAAACATGATGTAGAAAATGGCATTATTACATGTCATTCCTTAAATGATTATTATGAAGATTTCGATATTGATCTAAGAAATGTTTCCAAAATATTTAATATTGTGGATATTCAGAGAAAAAGAAATAGAAGGTAG
- a CDS encoding DUF4957 domain-containing protein has product MNAKYIFKGLLAMFLLVIAGCESYNEAVLEDIGANRVFSPIELKAVVKNQTTVELNWTAKEDVDHYTVEFSADDPDFKTIYKTVNVTTKELPVKVALEGETVYSIRVKAVSASGLADSKWSITTAATLTEQIFFPVQPADIEAKQVTLRWTPNSSVTQITVGPGGITHTITAAEKTAGAAIVTGFTGETAYTATLFNGTKKRGVVTFTTGIDIGTATLVKPTDDLNAKIAAADPDAVLVLMPGEYNVFVGEIILNKSITIRGLRSDNKPLLHNKFTLNAGAKSVSLIDLDINGDKTQSDAVKYNEVSTAYGALLISGCNVHDFVKSFITQTATGITKIVSVTVENSVVTNILTVQGDCIDFRTSHLASLTLKNSTFNNCATGRDFIRVDNAPNITGTGLTTTVLVDACTISNKAMTASNRILYVRFASNASTIRNTLFETPLAMYTNQTLTTAPTFLNNNYFNSAALHTAGVAAVKYDASGTYGTLDPQFTNSATGNFTLKNQTLIDKKVGDPQWRQ; this is encoded by the coding sequence ATGAACGCAAAATATATATTTAAAGGATTGCTGGCTATGTTTTTATTGGTAATTGCCGGTTGCGAAAGTTACAATGAAGCAGTGCTGGAAGATATAGGAGCCAATAGAGTATTTTCTCCAATAGAACTGAAAGCGGTAGTGAAAAATCAAACCACGGTGGAATTAAACTGGACTGCTAAGGAAGATGTTGATCATTATACGGTAGAATTTAGTGCTGATGATCCGGATTTCAAAACAATTTACAAAACGGTTAATGTTACCACAAAAGAACTTCCGGTAAAAGTAGCGTTAGAAGGAGAAACGGTTTATTCGATAAGAGTAAAAGCGGTCAGTGCCTCAGGACTTGCCGATTCGAAATGGTCCATAACAACAGCAGCAACATTAACGGAGCAAATCTTCTTCCCTGTGCAGCCTGCCGATATCGAAGCAAAACAAGTGACGTTAAGATGGACGCCTAACAGTTCTGTTACCCAAATTACTGTGGGGCCGGGTGGAATTACTCACACGATTACAGCAGCCGAAAAAACGGCCGGTGCAGCGATAGTTACGGGATTTACAGGAGAAACGGCCTATACTGCCACTTTATTTAACGGAACCAAAAAGAGAGGAGTGGTTACTTTTACTACAGGAATAGATATTGGAACAGCTACTTTAGTTAAACCTACGGATGATTTGAATGCAAAAATCGCAGCGGCAGATCCTGATGCAGTATTGGTATTGATGCCGGGAGAATACAATGTTTTTGTTGGTGAAATTATTTTGAATAAATCGATTACGATTAGAGGTCTAAGAAGCGATAATAAGCCTTTGCTTCATAATAAATTTACACTAAACGCAGGCGCTAAATCCGTTAGTTTAATTGATTTGGATATTAACGGAGACAAAACTCAAAGTGATGCTGTAAAATACAATGAAGTAAGTACTGCTTATGGGGCACTTTTAATTAGTGGTTGTAATGTTCATGATTTTGTGAAATCGTTTATAACACAAACGGCAACAGGTATTACTAAAATTGTTTCGGTGACGGTTGAAAATAGTGTTGTTACTAACATATTAACGGTACAAGGTGATTGTATCGATTTTAGAACCTCGCATTTGGCATCGTTAACCCTTAAAAACAGTACTTTTAACAATTGTGCTACAGGCCGCGATTTTATCCGTGTCGATAACGCACCTAACATTACCGGGACGGGTTTAACAACTACAGTATTGGTAGATGCCTGTACCATTTCAAATAAAGCGATGACAGCTTCTAATAGAATTCTGTACGTACGTTTTGCCAGTAATGCTTCGACAATTCGTAACACGCTTTTTGAAACACCATTAGCGATGTATACCAATCAGACCTTAACGACAGCACCTACTTTCTTGAATAATAACTATTTTAATTCGGCTGCATTACATACAGCCGGTGTTGCTGCGGTAAAATATGATGCTTCGGGAACTTACGGAACGTTGGATCCTCAGTTTACGAATAGTGCAACAGGAAATTTTACACTTAAAAATCAAACGTTAATTGATAAAAAAGTAGGAGATCCGCAATGGAGACAGTAA
- a CDS encoding DUF6642 family protein, whose protein sequence is MDSEKFIFCLEGVPDIENNFVTQVVKNLEEIAIDQGIASIYKTCDTIEGLEESLNVLLYEDHNFKDYEIIYLVMPGGPNNICLHDYYYSLEEIAELFEGKMKGKIIHFANLKVLDLNDEEAQYFLDITGARAISGYGSSYNKIASCSTIDKAFFSLYQENDDITEVVEELYQKHYALCKLLDFRLYY, encoded by the coding sequence ATGGATTCCGAAAAATTCATCTTCTGCCTCGAAGGTGTTCCTGACATCGAAAACAATTTTGTTACCCAGGTAGTAAAAAACCTGGAAGAAATCGCTATTGATCAGGGTATCGCCAGTATTTACAAAACTTGCGACACCATTGAAGGCTTAGAAGAAAGCCTGAATGTTTTACTTTATGAAGATCACAATTTTAAAGATTACGAAATTATTTATTTGGTAATGCCAGGCGGCCCCAACAATATCTGCCTGCATGATTACTATTATAGTCTGGAAGAAATCGCAGAACTTTTTGAAGGAAAAATGAAAGGAAAAATTATTCATTTTGCCAACTTAAAAGTACTTGACTTAAACGACGAAGAAGCGCAGTACTTTTTGGACATTACTGGTGCACGGGCGATTTCGGGTTACGGCTCTTCTTATAATAAGATAGCGAGCTGTAGTACCATCGACAAAGCTTTTTTTAGTCTGTATCAGGAAAATGACGACATTACTGAAGTGGTGGAAGAACTTTATCAAAAGCATTATGCTCTTTGCAAATTACTTGATTTTAGACTGTATTATTAA